A stretch of Mucilaginibacter terrae DNA encodes these proteins:
- the panD gene encoding aspartate 1-decarboxylase, with the protein MIIEVLKSKIHRAKITQAELNYVGSITIDEDLIEAANIIPNEKVQIVNNNNGARFETYVIKGERGTGTVCLNGATARLAQVGDIVIIMSYASMDMDEARKYEPILVFPDTDNKLIR; encoded by the coding sequence ATGATTATTGAGGTTTTAAAATCCAAAATTCATCGTGCTAAAATTACACAGGCCGAGCTGAATTACGTGGGAAGCATTACGATTGATGAGGATTTGATTGAAGCAGCCAATATTATCCCTAACGAAAAGGTGCAGATCGTTAACAACAACAACGGGGCACGCTTTGAAACGTATGTGATAAAAGGCGAGCGCGGCACTGGTACGGTATGTTTAAACGGCGCAACGGCAAGGCTGGCACAGGTGGGTGATATTGTGATTATTATGAGTTACGCCAGTATGGATATGGACGAAGCCCGTAAATACGAACCAATTTTAGTTTTTCCTGATACAGATAATAAATTAATTCGATAG
- the panC gene encoding pantoate--beta-alanine ligase: MKVFTTKNALKQHLDAVRAAKKTVGFVPTMGALHNGHLSLLAQARQQCDVTVCSIFVNPTQFNDPKDLEKYPRPIEADMAKLEQAGCDVLFNPEVNEMYAGNENWHLEIGELETLLEGKFRPGHYQGVTQVVNKLFNIVEPTKAFFGQKDYQQVMVIRRMVQLLNMPVELVMCPIERETDGLAMSSRNIYLTADDRHHALVLSKALYDAKAAFEKGLTLKDIQTQASTLIGNEPGTQPEYFELADGETLQPAKPDSQSIVALVAARVGNTRLIDNVIIR, translated from the coding sequence TTGAAAGTATTTACCACCAAAAACGCCCTTAAACAGCATCTCGACGCTGTTCGCGCTGCCAAAAAAACTGTTGGTTTTGTGCCTACCATGGGTGCCCTGCACAACGGTCACCTGTCATTATTAGCACAGGCCAGGCAGCAGTGCGATGTAACGGTTTGCAGTATTTTTGTAAACCCTACCCAGTTTAACGATCCCAAAGACCTGGAAAAATACCCCCGCCCCATTGAAGCCGATATGGCGAAACTGGAGCAGGCCGGGTGCGATGTTTTGTTTAACCCGGAGGTAAATGAGATGTATGCCGGGAATGAGAATTGGCATTTAGAAATTGGCGAACTCGAGACTTTGCTCGAAGGGAAATTCCGCCCCGGGCATTACCAGGGAGTTACACAAGTGGTAAACAAGTTGTTTAATATAGTGGAGCCCACCAAAGCTTTCTTTGGGCAAAAAGATTATCAGCAGGTTATGGTAATACGCCGTATGGTGCAATTACTAAATATGCCGGTTGAACTGGTGATGTGCCCCATTGAGCGCGAAACCGACGGTTTGGCCATGAGCTCGCGCAATATTTATTTAACAGCCGATGACAGGCATCATGCGCTTGTGCTATCAAAAGCGTTGTATGACGCTAAAGCAGCATTTGAAAAAGGACTTACTTTAAAGGACATTCAAACGCAGGCATCAACCCTTATTGGCAACGAGCCCGGTACCCAGCCCGAATATTTTGAACTGGCCGACGGCGAAACCCTGCAACCCGCAAAGCCCGATAGCCAAAGTATTGTTGCTTTAGTGGCGGCCCGCGTGGGCAACACCCGCCTCATTGATAATGTGATAATACGGTGA
- a CDS encoding glycogen/starch synthase: MGKSKLLFITHEMSPFLELTKISEITRQLPQAMQDKGFEIRILMPRFGNINERRNRLHEVIRLSGMNIIIDDNDNPLIIKVASIPAARMQVYFLDNEEYFQRKHVFNDKDGKFYADNDERMIFFCKGALETVKKLGWSPDIVHCHGWMSALVPTYLKTTYKDDPTFKHSKVVYSIYDNEFTESLDAKFAQKAVMADMTEANTEVFKAGTNNALHEGALQYSDAVVLATDKIDADVLNYVKNSQKPVLEFEQTADFENYYNFYDEITTDELVNVA, encoded by the coding sequence ATGGGTAAATCTAAGCTTCTGTTCATAACTCACGAAATGTCTCCCTTCCTTGAACTCACAAAAATTTCTGAAATAACCCGCCAGCTGCCGCAAGCCATGCAGGACAAAGGTTTTGAAATTCGTATTTTGATGCCAAGGTTTGGTAACATTAATGAGCGCCGGAACAGGCTGCACGAGGTAATACGATTGTCGGGCATGAATATCATTATTGATGACAATGACAATCCGCTTATCATCAAGGTTGCCTCCATTCCTGCAGCACGTATGCAGGTGTATTTTTTGGATAACGAAGAGTATTTTCAGCGCAAACATGTGTTTAACGACAAAGACGGTAAGTTTTATGCCGATAACGATGAGCGCATGATCTTCTTTTGCAAAGGCGCTTTGGAAACGGTTAAAAAATTAGGTTGGTCGCCCGATATTGTTCACTGCCACGGCTGGATGAGCGCATTGGTGCCAACTTACTTAAAAACCACGTATAAAGACGATCCTACTTTTAAACACTCAAAAGTAGTATACTCTATTTACGATAACGAGTTTACCGAAAGCCTGGATGCCAAATTTGCACAAAAAGCGGTAATGGCCGACATGACCGAAGCTAACACCGAAGTGTTTAAAGCCGGCACAAATAACGCTTTGCACGAAGGTGCCCTGCAATACAGCGATGCGGTTGTTTTAGCTACCGACAAAATAGATGCGGATGTGTTAAATTATGTTAAAAACAGCCAAAAACCTGTTTTAGAATTTGAACAGACCGCTGATTTCGAAAATTATTACAATTTTTACGACGAAATTACCACTGATGAATTGGTAAACGTTGCATAA
- a CDS encoding DUF4270 family protein has protein sequence MKFIRLDLLTLLISLFILSSCKNQNDIGLPVGDQQINGSLLVYDDITVKTDTDNVTTSSRVPGASNNPAAKTPLASLNDPRFGELKSIIATGLNLPNSSAYTIPTGTITTDSVVLELRYAQGFYGDSLASKFKVNVYRLKEKPAGRFYPSNYHWEKEADNFINTSKAGPYNARPNTNVRITDIRTGKPDSIKNVLPHLRVSLNPSKITPFIFEPAYVTSNTTFQNQIKGLYIELQRNQTSEVGANLMLNLDSSAVKVYYRANNAGTIDTGIVTLTMGTHTSEISRTFSSEIQTALAKANGTTNDLFYIQGMLGLRTRVGFPNVKTMFGNVDLKTIAITRAELVISPEPGTDNAPFIAQPQLTLYRLGNTLQRQQLPDANGTSQTSGDPRFLGAAAFGGNFIKASKEYHFLVTGYLQDLISGKTQDYGTYVGAIDTLNRSSVVDISPSFQSPGRLIATGSKKTSATRIKLNVIYTKNN, from the coding sequence ATGAAATTTATAAGATTAGACTTATTGACCCTGTTGATAAGTCTTTTTATTTTAAGCAGTTGCAAAAACCAAAACGATATTGGCCTGCCCGTGGGCGACCAACAAATCAACGGCAGCCTGCTGGTTTATGATGATATTACCGTTAAAACCGATACGGATAACGTTACCACATCCTCACGTGTACCCGGTGCATCAAATAATCCTGCGGCTAAAACACCGCTGGCATCGTTAAATGATCCGCGCTTTGGCGAGCTTAAATCCATTATTGCAACAGGGCTTAATTTACCTAACTCATCAGCATATACTATTCCTACCGGAACTATTACTACCGATTCGGTTGTATTAGAGTTGCGATATGCACAAGGTTTTTATGGTGATTCGCTTGCATCAAAATTCAAGGTTAATGTGTATCGGCTTAAAGAAAAGCCGGCTGGCCGTTTTTACCCAAGTAATTATCACTGGGAAAAAGAAGCGGATAACTTTATAAACACGTCGAAGGCCGGCCCCTATAATGCACGTCCCAATACCAACGTTAGGATTACGGATATAAGAACAGGTAAGCCCGATTCAATTAAAAATGTTTTACCGCATCTACGCGTATCATTAAACCCATCAAAAATAACCCCGTTTATTTTCGAGCCGGCTTACGTAACCAGTAATACAACATTTCAAAACCAAATTAAAGGGCTTTATATAGAACTTCAACGTAACCAAACATCTGAAGTTGGCGCAAACCTGATGCTGAATCTTGACTCGAGTGCGGTAAAGGTTTATTATCGTGCCAATAACGCGGGTACAATTGATACTGGTATTGTTACCCTTACAATGGGCACACATACTTCCGAAATTTCGCGCACGTTCTCGTCAGAAATTCAGACAGCTTTGGCAAAGGCCAACGGCACCACCAATGATTTATTTTATATACAAGGTATGCTGGGCCTGCGTACAAGGGTAGGTTTTCCGAATGTAAAAACCATGTTTGGTAATGTTGACCTTAAAACCATTGCCATTACCCGTGCCGAACTGGTGATATCGCCCGAACCCGGAACCGATAATGCACCTTTTATAGCCCAGCCACAATTAACCCTTTATCGTTTGGGCAATACCCTGCAAAGACAGCAATTGCCTGATGCCAACGGAACTTCACAAACCAGTGGCGACCCTCGTTTTTTAGGTGCAGCAGCATTTGGTGGTAATTTTATTAAAGCCAGCAAAGAGTATCATTTTTTGGTTACCGGTTACCTGCAGGATTTGATAAGTGGTAAAACACAAGACTACGGCACCTATGTTGGCGCAATTGATACCCTAAACCGCAGTAGCGTGGTTGATATTTCACCATCGTTTCAATCTCCCGGACGGCTCATTGCAACCGGTAGCAAGAAAACATCGGCCACACGCATTAAGCTCAACGTCATTTATACCAAAAATAACTAA
- the glmS gene encoding glutamine--fructose-6-phosphate transaminase (isomerizing): MCGIVGYIGHRDAYPIIIKGLHRLEYRGYDSAGVALLDKELKVYKKAGKVSDLESFVKGINTQATLGMGHTRWATHGAPSDRNSHPHSSGDRKLTIIHNGIIENYAVIKEALLAKGHVFKSDTDTEVLIHFVEDIQNETGLELREAVRIALTKVVGAYAIVIMSADEPDQIIAARKGSPMVIGVGEGEYFVASDATPIVEYTKNVIYLNDNEIAYIRRNDLLVKNIDNTVQVPYIQRLDLQLEMLEKGGYEHFMLKEIYEQPRSIRDCMRGRIYPQQGKVQLGGLKEYADKLKNVDRIIIVACGTSWHAGLVGEYLIEEYARVPVEVEYASEFRYRNPIITEKDVVIAISQSGETADTMAAIELAKEKGATIFGICNVVGASIPRTTHAGVYTHAGPEIGVASTKAFTAQVSVLTLIAFYIAQQRGTIARNKLIEYLTELNEIPELVEKALKANDHIQTIAAKFKDSRNCLFLGRGSSFPVALEGALKLKEISYIHAEGYPAAEMKHGPIALIDEEMPVVVIATKHSSYEKVISNIQEVKARGGKIIAVVTEGDTEVRNMADYIMEIPQTAEPFVPLLATIPLQLLSYHIAVMRGCNVDQPRNLAKSVTVE, encoded by the coding sequence ATGTGCGGAATTGTAGGTTACATAGGGCATAGAGATGCCTATCCCATTATAATTAAAGGTTTACACCGTTTAGAGTATCGTGGTTACGATAGCGCTGGTGTTGCCCTGTTAGATAAAGAACTCAAAGTTTACAAAAAAGCCGGCAAGGTATCTGACCTGGAAAGCTTTGTAAAAGGCATTAATACCCAGGCTACTTTAGGCATGGGGCATACCCGCTGGGCAACCCACGGCGCACCAAGCGACCGCAATTCGCACCCGCATTCATCAGGCGACCGTAAGCTTACCATTATTCATAACGGCATTATTGAAAATTATGCGGTTATAAAAGAAGCGCTGTTAGCCAAAGGCCATGTTTTTAAAAGCGATACCGATACCGAAGTATTGATACACTTTGTTGAGGATATACAAAACGAAACCGGGCTTGAACTACGCGAGGCCGTGCGCATTGCATTAACCAAGGTAGTAGGTGCCTATGCCATTGTAATTATGAGCGCCGATGAACCCGACCAGATCATTGCGGCACGCAAAGGCAGCCCTATGGTTATTGGTGTGGGCGAGGGCGAGTATTTTGTAGCCTCAGATGCTACGCCTATTGTGGAGTACACTAAAAACGTTATTTATCTTAATGATAACGAAATTGCCTACATACGCCGTAACGACCTATTGGTTAAAAACATCGACAACACTGTGCAGGTACCGTACATTCAACGCCTCGACCTACAGTTGGAGATGTTGGAAAAAGGCGGATATGAGCATTTCATGCTGAAAGAGATTTATGAGCAGCCGCGCTCGATACGTGATTGCATGCGTGGACGTATTTATCCGCAGCAGGGCAAAGTGCAGTTGGGCGGCTTAAAGGAATATGCCGATAAGTTGAAGAATGTTGACCGCATAATTATTGTGGCCTGTGGTACTTCATGGCACGCCGGTTTGGTAGGTGAATACCTTATTGAGGAGTATGCACGCGTACCGGTTGAGGTGGAGTATGCTTCGGAGTTTAGGTACCGTAACCCCATTATTACCGAAAAGGATGTGGTGATTGCCATATCACAATCGGGCGAAACTGCCGATACCATGGCCGCCATTGAGCTGGCTAAAGAAAAAGGAGCTACCATATTTGGTATATGTAACGTGGTTGGAGCCTCCATACCGCGTACCACACATGCCGGTGTTTACACCCATGCCGGGCCCGAAATTGGTGTGGCATCAACCAAGGCATTTACGGCGCAGGTGAGTGTGCTCACCCTCATCGCTTTTTATATTGCCCAGCAGCGTGGTACCATTGCCCGCAACAAACTCATTGAGTATTTAACCGAGCTAAACGAGATACCTGAGCTGGTTGAAAAAGCGTTGAAAGCTAACGATCATATTCAAACCATTGCAGCTAAATTTAAAGATAGCCGTAACTGTTTGTTTTTAGGCCGTGGCAGTTCGTTCCCGGTAGCCTTAGAAGGGGCACTCAAGCTGAAGGAGATTTCGTACATACATGCCGAAGGTTACCCTGCTGCCGAAATGAAACATGGCCCTATTGCCTTAATTGACGAGGAAATGCCGGTTGTGGTAATTGCCACCAAGCATTCATCTTACGAAAAGGTGATCAGCAATATACAGGAAGTTAAAGCCCGTGGTGGTAAAATTATAGCCGTAGTTACCGAAGGTGATACCGAAGTGCGCAACATGGCCGACTACATCATGGAAATTCCACAAACGGCCGAACCATTTGTGCCATTGCTGGCAACAATACCATTGCAACTCCTATCATACCACATTGCCGTAATGCGCGGATGCAATGTTGACCAGCCCCGAAACCTGGCTAAATCGGTAACGGTAGAGTAA
- a CDS encoding IS3 family transposase produces the protein MTAHSRGLRELCGLLGYSTQAYYQYLKATERRSFGQEEFVQQVLAYRREQPRIGTRKLFSLLQPAIGRDAFFVLLRESGLLVRQKRRHARTTFSYHRFRKYPDLVKEMVIDRPGQLWVSDITYIRMGEGFAYLSLVTDAYSRKVIGFSMSHDLSTDNCLQALKMALKQWEGDHPLVHHSDRGIQYCSGAYTELLKQNGISISMTQSGNPRDNAIAERVNGILKMELLQERYADISSARQSIRQAVVIYNTLRPHSSLDMMTPEQAHRLTGPIKRRWQNYYPVKQQYADVV, from the coding sequence ATAACGGCACATTCACGTGGCTTGCGTGAACTGTGCGGACTGCTTGGTTACAGCACACAAGCTTATTATCAGTATTTAAAAGCAACGGAACGTCGGAGCTTCGGCCAGGAAGAGTTCGTCCAGCAGGTACTGGCTTACCGCAGGGAGCAACCCCGTATAGGGACGAGGAAGCTGTTTTCACTGCTGCAGCCGGCTATAGGCCGTGATGCATTCTTTGTGTTGTTACGGGAAAGCGGGCTGCTGGTGCGGCAGAAGCGCCGTCATGCACGCACCACGTTTTCCTACCACCGCTTCAGGAAGTACCCGGACCTGGTAAAAGAGATGGTTATAGACCGTCCGGGCCAGCTTTGGGTGAGCGATATTACCTATATCCGCATGGGGGAAGGCTTTGCCTATCTGAGCCTGGTAACAGATGCTTACAGCCGAAAGGTCATTGGCTTTTCAATGAGCCATGACCTTTCTACGGACAATTGCCTGCAGGCTTTAAAGATGGCACTGAAGCAATGGGAAGGGGACCATCCCCTGGTGCATCATTCGGACCGGGGCATACAATACTGCAGCGGGGCATATACGGAGTTATTAAAGCAAAATGGGATCTCTATCAGCATGACGCAAAGTGGTAACCCGCGCGACAATGCCATTGCAGAACGGGTTAACGGGATACTCAAGATGGAACTATTGCAGGAAAGATACGCAGATATCAGCAGTGCCAGGCAAAGCATCAGGCAGGCTGTTGTTATCTATAATACCCTGCGCCCGCACAGTAGCCTGGATATGATGACACCTGAACAAGCCCACAGGCTGACAGGGCCGATCAAACGAAGGTGGCAGAATTACTACCCGGTAAAGCAACAGTATGCGGATGTTGTGTAA
- a CDS encoding UDP-2,3-diacylglucosamine diphosphatase, giving the protein MAIRNKLYFASDIHLGALNYTSSREREDRFVRWLDSIKHDANELFLVGDVFDFWFEYKTVVPKGYIRFLGKLAELVDLGIKLYLFKGNHDMWIFDYFVQELGATIISNELVIERQGKKLYIHHGDGLGPGDGKYKILKKVFRSRVCQWLFERLHPNFGVGLANYWSGHSRLANAAADEHKLFENEWLVTFARETLQKQHYDYLIFGHRHIPLVIQLNSQSQYINLGEWIFNSSYAVMADGQIQLLHFEKDHAENT; this is encoded by the coding sequence ATGGCCATCCGTAACAAACTCTACTTTGCATCCGACATTCACTTAGGTGCGCTTAACTACACCAGCAGCCGCGAGCGCGAAGACCGCTTTGTGCGCTGGCTCGACAGTATTAAACACGATGCCAACGAGCTGTTTTTGGTGGGCGATGTATTTGATTTTTGGTTCGAGTACAAAACCGTAGTGCCTAAGGGCTATATCCGTTTTCTGGGTAAACTGGCCGAGCTGGTTGATTTGGGTATTAAATTATACCTCTTTAAAGGCAACCACGATATGTGGATTTTCGATTATTTTGTGCAGGAGCTTGGCGCTACCATCATTAGCAACGAACTTGTAATAGAGCGGCAGGGTAAAAAACTGTACATACACCACGGTGATGGTCTTGGCCCGGGCGATGGTAAATACAAAATACTTAAAAAGGTATTTCGCAGCAGGGTTTGCCAGTGGTTGTTTGAGCGCCTTCACCCTAACTTTGGTGTAGGGTTGGCCAACTACTGGTCGGGCCATAGCCGTTTGGCCAATGCCGCCGCTGATGAGCATAAACTATTCGAAAACGAGTGGCTGGTAACCTTTGCACGCGAGACGCTGCAAAAACAGCATTACGACTACCTTATTTTCGGTCACCGTCATATTCCGCTGGTAATACAGCTAAACTCGCAAAGCCAGTACATTAATCTGGGCGAGTGGATCTTTAACAGTTCGTATGCCGTAATGGCCGATGGCCAGATACAACTCCTCCATTTTGAAAAGGACCATGCTGAAAACACATAG
- a CDS encoding YifB family Mg chelatase-like AAA ATPase, whose protein sequence is MLVKTFGSAVYGIEATTITVEVNIAAGTKYFIVGLPDVAIKESYFRIESALKNCGYKMPRQQVVVNMAPADIRKEGSAYDLTIATGILAASGQMLTDELDKYLIMGEVSLDGGLQPIKGALPIAIQARKEGFKGFILPKQNAREAAIVNDLEVYGVNSITEVFGFFNGDVKLERTTVNTREEFYDSLSNYASDFSEVKGQENIKRALEIAAAGGHNVILIGPPGAGKTMLAKRMPSIMPPLSLQESLETTKIHSVAGKLAAADALVTTRPFRSPHHTISDVALVGGGGNPQPGEISLAHNGVLFLDELPEFKRTVLEVMRQPLEERRVTISRAKFTVDYPSNFMLVASMNPCPCGYYNHPEKDCVCPPGVVQKYLSKVSGPLLDRIDLHVEVTPVNFSELASDRLAEKSESIRERVIKARDIQLERFGNKPDLHANAQMTPQMVRDICKISEAGQNLLKKAMEKLGLSARAYDRILKVARTIADLAGSENIQMEHLAEAIHFRSLDREGWAGN, encoded by the coding sequence TTGTTAGTAAAAACCTTTGGCAGCGCAGTTTACGGTATTGAGGCAACCACCATTACCGTTGAAGTTAATATTGCTGCCGGTACCAAATACTTTATTGTAGGGCTGCCCGATGTAGCCATTAAAGAAAGTTATTTCCGCATCGAATCGGCCTTAAAAAATTGTGGTTATAAAATGCCGCGCCAACAGGTGGTGGTTAACATGGCCCCGGCAGATATACGTAAAGAAGGTTCGGCCTATGACCTTACCATTGCTACCGGCATATTAGCAGCCAGCGGCCAAATGCTAACCGATGAGTTAGACAAATACCTTATCATGGGTGAGGTGTCATTGGATGGCGGCTTGCAACCCATTAAAGGAGCCTTACCCATTGCCATACAGGCACGAAAAGAAGGGTTTAAAGGTTTCATCCTCCCCAAACAAAATGCCCGCGAAGCAGCCATTGTAAATGATTTAGAGGTTTATGGGGTGAATAGTATTACTGAAGTATTTGGCTTTTTTAATGGAGATGTTAAACTGGAAAGAACCACCGTTAACACCCGCGAAGAATTTTACGACAGCCTTAGCAACTATGCCAGCGATTTTAGCGAGGTAAAGGGCCAGGAAAACATTAAACGTGCTTTAGAAATTGCTGCAGCAGGTGGTCATAACGTAATATTGATCGGTCCGCCGGGGGCGGGTAAAACAATGCTGGCCAAGCGTATGCCATCAATTATGCCCCCATTGAGTTTGCAGGAGTCGCTCGAAACTACCAAAATACACTCAGTAGCCGGCAAACTTGCTGCGGCTGATGCATTGGTTACTACGCGACCGTTCAGATCGCCTCACCATACCATCAGCGATGTGGCTTTAGTTGGCGGGGGAGGAAATCCTCAGCCTGGCGAAATTTCGCTGGCTCACAACGGCGTGTTATTTTTGGATGAATTGCCCGAATTTAAGCGTACAGTACTCGAGGTTATGCGCCAGCCATTGGAAGAACGCCGTGTTACTATATCAAGGGCCAAATTTACGGTAGATTACCCATCGAACTTTATGTTGGTGGCCAGTATGAACCCTTGCCCATGCGGGTACTATAATCACCCCGAAAAAGATTGTGTTTGCCCTCCGGGCGTGGTGCAAAAATATCTGAGCAAGGTATCAGGACCATTACTGGACCGTATTGATCTACACGTAGAAGTAACCCCGGTAAATTTTAGCGAACTGGCATCCGACCGTTTGGCCGAAAAGAGCGAAAGCATACGCGAACGTGTAATAAAAGCCCGCGATATACAATTAGAACGCTTTGGTAACAAACCCGATTTGCATGCCAACGCCCAAATGACGCCACAAATGGTGCGCGACATTTGTAAGATTAGCGAAGCCGGGCAAAACCTGCTTAAAAAAGCCATGGAAAAGCTCGGCCTATCGGCCCGTGCTTACGACCGTATACTTAAAGTAGCCCGTACCATTGCCGATTTGGCCGGCAGCGAAAACATACAGATGGAACACCTGGCCGAGGCAATTCATTTCCGCAGTCTTGACCGTGAAGGTTGGGCTGGTAATTAA
- a CDS encoding biliverdin-producing heme oxygenase has product MLSEKLKTETLTNHQQLEKMLVTRMKSIRSVQDYIDLLQLFYSYFGALETRINTFISAEQLPDYTHRRKSAALSKDISDLGGTPVETVSGDSLPEIENALQAFGALYVIEGSTLGGKIIAKMMAQQLGITNGTGLSFFNGYGDDSAQMWDKFKQKLDLIAQDSNSENIVIEAANQTFTKFKLQAGHSTV; this is encoded by the coding sequence ATGTTATCAGAAAAGCTAAAGACCGAAACATTAACCAATCACCAGCAACTCGAAAAAATGTTGGTAACCCGCATGAAATCAATCCGGTCGGTACAAGATTACATTGACTTGCTACAACTATTTTACAGCTATTTTGGAGCCCTCGAAACACGCATAAATACGTTTATAAGCGCAGAACAATTGCCCGACTATACCCATCGTCGTAAATCGGCAGCTTTATCAAAAGATATTAGTGATTTAGGCGGAACACCGGTTGAAACAGTATCGGGAGACTCACTTCCGGAAATAGAAAACGCTTTACAGGCCTTTGGCGCATTGTATGTAATTGAAGGTTCTACCCTGGGCGGAAAAATTATCGCTAAAATGATGGCGCAGCAATTAGGTATCACCAATGGTACAGGCTTATCTTTTTTTAATGGTTATGGCGATGATTCTGCACAAATGTGGGATAAGTTCAAACAAAAGCTTGATTTAATTGCTCAGGACAGTAACAGTGAAAATATTGTTATTGAAGCTGCAAATCAAACCTTTACCAAATTTAAACTCCAGGCCGGGCATTCAACAGTTTAG
- a CDS encoding response regulator — protein MGNGTSKKIVIFDDDEDILSICAYILEEQGWEVHTHTDCNNITEKVAAVIPDVILMDNWIPEAGGIVATQTLKSNEELKNIPVVYFSANSDIQVLASHAGAETYLAKPFDLEELEKTINNVLQKA, from the coding sequence ATGGGTAACGGTACTTCGAAAAAGATTGTCATTTTTGATGACGATGAGGACATCTTGTCTATTTGTGCATATATATTAGAAGAGCAGGGATGGGAGGTTCATACCCATACCGATTGCAATAATATTACCGAAAAGGTGGCGGCTGTAATACCTGATGTTATCCTGATGGATAACTGGATACCCGAGGCCGGAGGCATTGTTGCTACGCAAACGCTAAAGAGCAATGAAGAGCTTAAAAACATACCTGTGGTATATTTTTCGGCTAATAGCGATATTCAGGTTTTGGCCAGCCATGCCGGTGCCGAAACTTATCTGGCTAAACCCTTTGATTTGGAAGAGCTGGAAAAAACCATTAATAACGTTTTGCAAAAAGCTTGA